From the genome of Miscanthus floridulus cultivar M001 chromosome 10, ASM1932011v1, whole genome shotgun sequence, one region includes:
- the LOC136488226 gene encoding aconitate hydratase-like, translating to MLGQPMSMVLPGVVGFKLSGKLKNGVTATDLVLTVTQMLRKHGVVGKFVEFYGQGMSELSLADRSTIANMSPEYGATMGFFPVDGKTLDYLKLTGRSDDMVAMVESYLHANKMFVDHSQVEAERVYSSYLELNLEEVEPCLSGPKRPHDPVTLKNMKSDWLSCLDSDVGFKFPFAMLTATIAMIAENALHNQN from the exons ATGCTTGGCCAG CCAATGAGCATGGTCTTGCCAGGTGTTGTTGGCTTTAAGTTATCAGGCAAGCTGAAAAATGGAGTTACAGCCACAGACTTGGTTCTAACAGTAACTCAAATGCTTCGGAAACATGGCGTTGTTGGGAAATTTGTTGAGTTTTATG GGCAAGGCATGAGTGAATTGTCACTTGCTGATCGGTCGACCATCGCAAATATGTCTCCAGAATATGGCGCAACTATGGGTTTCTTCCCAGTTGATGGAAAGACACTGGACTATTTGAAGCTTACTGGCCGAAGTGATGATATG GTGGCCATGGTTGAGTCCTACCTGCATGCGAATAAGATGTTTGTTGATCACAGCCAG GTTGAAGCTGAAAGAGTATATTCTTCCTATCTAGAACTTAACCTGGAAGAGGTAGAACCATGTCTATCGGGACCAAAACG ACCTCATGATCCAGTGACATTGAAGAATATGAAGTCTGATTGGCTTTCTTGCTTGGACAGCGATGTAGGATTCAAG TTTCCTTTTGCTATGCTCACTGCAACAATAGCAATGATTGCAGAGAATGCACTACATAATCAGaattaa
- the LOC136488225 gene encoding uncharacterized protein, with product MEDCQWMYMGRTSQGDASYEWMQKTDRFLNRAFGKAAKFPKMALCPYSKCGNRRMLDKELMGTHLHKNGFTPNYTRWVHHGEADRMREEVVRQRVEAFDADSGVADMVDDVHQAQFAEGREEAEMQTAVDAFKYMMDSAQKPLHAHSKVSQLDAISRLMGLKSDLNWSREGFNKVLAVVGTLLPKNHVLPKTMYEAHKLLKALKMPYEQIHACPNGCVLFQEELKEAKYCPKCKASRFLEVESGDGGCQKTQLKIPARVLRHLPFGLRIQRLFMTEETAKQMTWHKNGKRYHPDKMVHPSDGEAWTSFNDKHRLKSDEACNVRVVLATDGFNPYGMMHWEVVSPGDSRNPNHILGLVCRHYYPGIVTHKGTVGLAKSWDHYKSAPDTDYEDKQERVRREFWEERAEKNLVKSARKRISDMHYEERLTCTIK from the exons atggaggactgtcagtggatgtacatgggccggaCAAGTCAGGGTGATGCCAGCTATGAATGGATGCAGAAGACCGATCGTTTCTTGAatcgtgcatttggcaaggccgcaAAATTCCCAAAAATGGctttgtgtccctacagcaagTGTGGTAACAGGAGAATGCTAGACAAGGAACTCATGGGTACACATCTGCACAAGAATGGGTTTACGccgaactacacccggtgggtccaccatggtgaagccgatcgtatgagagaggaggtggtgagacaacgCGTTGAGGCTTTCGATGCTGAttctggggtagcagacatggtagatgacgttcaccaagcacagtttgctgaaggacgtgaggaggcggagatgcagacagccgtagatgcgttcaagtacatgatggactcggcacaaaaACCCCTTCACGCTCATTCTAAGGTCTCCCAGCTGGATGCCATAAGTCGcttgatggggttgaagtccgatttaaactggagtcgagaaggcttcaataaggtgttggccgtggttggcaccctgcttccaaaaAACCACGTGTTGCCGAAGACCATGTACGAGGCACACAAGCTCCTTAAAGCActaaagatgccatatgagcagatacatgcttgtccgaacgggtGTGTCCTATTTCAGGAAGAactcaaggaggcaaagtattgtccgaagtgtaaagcctctaggttcctggaggtagagtcTGGTGACGGTGGTTGCCAGAAGACCCAGCTTAAGATACCCGCCcgagtcctacggcaccttcccttCGGGCTGAGGATTcaaaggctattcatgaccgaggaaaccgcgaaacagatgacgtggcacaagaatggcaaacgctaccatcctgacaagatggtgcatccatctgatggtgaagcatggaccagctTTAATGACAAGCATCGTTTGAAATCCGATGAGGCTTGTAATGTACGTGTcgtgctggcaacagatgggttcaatccttatggcatgat GCACTGGGAGGTTGTGTCGCCTGGTGACTCACGCAACCCCAACCACATCTTGGGGCTTGTGTGCAGGCACTATTACCCCGGCATTGTCACACACAAGGGGACTGTGGGGCTGGCCAAATCATGGGACCACTACAAATCTGCCCCCGACACAGATTATGaagacaagcaggagcgggtcaggagagagttctgg gaggagagggcggagaagaacttggtgaaaagtgccaggaaacgcatcagcgacatgcactacgaggagcgCCTCACTTGCACCATCAAGTAA